From the genome of Gorilla gorilla gorilla isolate KB3781 chromosome 4, NHGRI_mGorGor1-v2.1_pri, whole genome shotgun sequence:
TGGCCGCGGATGACTTCCGCACCAAGTGAGTTTGAAATGGTGGGCCAGAACATCCAGTGTCCCCAAAGTAGGGCATTTTTGGAGCAATGTTTCCCAAATAGAACTAGCCAGTACCAGGATAGGTGCATGAAAACTCCCTGGGGTGCTTATAAAAGAATAAGACTCTTAGGCCCCACCCTTGGAGTTTTGATTCAGCTATTTATAGCAGGTTACCTGGGTGATTCTGGTCCACAGCCAGGTTTCAGAACCGCTGCTTTAGGGAGAGGCACTTTCCACTTCCCCAGCTGCCCTTGAAGTATAGGAAGGAATCATAGTTGGAGGACTTCTGCATTATTTGTTGGCTGAAGCTAGAAGCGCAACCCCCTCCTGATTTCTGCAGCAAGATGAACTGCCTTATCCCCAGCCCGCAGGAATGTTCATATCTGAGCAATCAATGGGCACTGTGTTCAACCATGCCGTTTTCAAGATTGGCTCCTTAAACCACCCACAAGGCACCAGCTCTGGGAGAAGCTGCAGGGAGAAGAGAACAAAGCCCTCGCTGTGATCAGGATGGGTGTCTCATACCTTTTCTCTGGGGTCATTCCAGGTAtgagacagagttgaacctgcgcATGAGTGTGGAGGCCGACATCAATGGCCTGCGCAGGGTGCTGGACGAACTGACCCTGGCCAGAGCTGACCTGGAGATGCAGATTGAGAGCCTGAAGGAGGAGCTGGCCTACCTGAAGAAGAACCACGAGGAGGTGAGAACTACATGGAAAAGTCAGCTTAAAAGAAATGCAGGGAGACTGGGTACAGTGGtgcgtgcccatagtcccagctacttgggaggctgagacaggaggatcacttgaacacaggagtttgagtccaCAACAAGCctagaccctgtccaaaaaaaaaaaaaaaaaaaaaaaaaaaaaaaaaaaaagagagagagagagagagagagagaagggagagtcgAGATAGAATTGTGATGGTGGGAGGGCAGTATTCAGGCCTAAGGAACACCAATCCGCTGCCATGGTGGAACTCCTGACTGTGGACTGTCCCTGGCTGTGCAGGAGATGAATGCCCTGAGAGGCCAGGTGGGTGGAGATGTCAATGTGGAGATGGACGCTGCACCTGGCGTGGACCTGAGCCGCATTCTGAACGAGATGCGTGACCAGTATGAGAAGATGGCAGAGAAGAACCGCAAGGATGCCGAGGAATGGTTCTTCACCAAGGTGGGTGTCATTTGAGGTGGAAGGAACCCAGACCACCTGCCTTCTGGGGCCTTCTGGTGTGAATGGCGTTCTCTTTTTTGCAGACAGAGGAGCTGAACCGCGAGGTGGCCACCAACAGCGAGCTGGTGCAGAGCGGCAAGAGCGAGATCTCGGAGCTCCGGCGCACCATGCAGAACCTGGAGATTGAGCTGCAGTCCCAGCTCAGCATGGTAGGAATAGTGCCAGGAAGGGTGGTGCACCCAGGACTGGCAGGGAGAGAATGGCCACACTCACTAATCGTTgattccctttccctccctcacaGAAAGCATCCCTGGAGAACAGCCTGGAGGAAACCAAAGGTCGCTACTGCATGCAGCTGGCCCAGATCCAGGAGATGATTGGCAGCGTGGAGGAGCAGCTGGCCCAGCTCCGCTGCGAGATGGAGCAGCAGAACCAGGAGTACAAGATCCTGCTGGACGTGAAGACACGGCTGGAGCAGGAGATCGCCACCTACCGCCGCCTGCTGGAGGGCGAGGACGCCCAGTGAGTCTTGGCCCTCCCCTTAGTCCGCCCCCCCCATGGCACTCTCATGGCCCCACCATGTATCCAATGATTCTGCCCTTTTCTGTCTTCacagcctctcctcctcccagttCTCCTCTGGATCGCAGTCATCCAGAGATGGTAAGACCTTCCTCCTCTGCAGGCCTGGGCTCCAGGCCACCCTCTGTACCCCAAGCAGGTCTAGGCATTGGCTAGGGGCTCTGTGAGGGGCTGAGCTCTAGTG
Proteins encoded in this window:
- the LOC101149133 gene encoding keratin, type I cytoskeletal 14, which translates into the protein MTTCSRQFTSSSSMKGSCGIGGGIGGGSSRISSVLAGGSCRAPSTYGGGLSVSSRFSSGGAYGLGGGYGGGFSSSSSSFGSGFGGGYGGGLGAGFGGGLGAGFGGGFAGSDGLLVGSEKVTMQNLNDRLASYLDKVRALEEANADLEVKIRDWYQRQRPAEIKDYSPYFKTIEDLRNKILTATVDNANVLLQIDNARLAADDFRTKYETELNLRMSVEADINGLRRVLDELTLARADLEMQIESLKEELAYLKKNHEEEMNALRGQVGGDVNVEMDAAPGVDLSRILNEMRDQYEKMAEKNRKDAEEWFFTKTEELNREVATNSELVQSGKSEISELRRTMQNLEIELQSQLSMKASLENSLEETKGRYCMQLAQIQEMIGSVEEQLAQLRCEMEQQNQEYKILLDVKTRLEQEIATYRRLLEGEDAHLSSSQFSSGSQSSRDVTSSSRQIRTKVMDVHDGKVVSTHEQVLRTKN